A portion of the Zootoca vivipara chromosome 6, rZooViv1.1, whole genome shotgun sequence genome contains these proteins:
- the CDT1 gene encoding DNA replication factor Cdt1: MAQLRVTDFFAQNKKGPAAGSLSAKRRKVQADGAPEPLEAGRPEKQQQQQQQEEEETWLGLLEPPRTPLGSSCPPPSLTSSSRKRRRPEPEAELTPVSAQGRRRRLDAKGTARRTLVMPAEEKGEAVPGFASPTALGLPSPSSLDKKAKDLANVTLSPGLQLEATVQPGVVPVKKEMMSKEKLAELSCRLAKIRALAQKVTLPASSSEADSDIKSRLKRARLLESKISKRKEAEKEKVRNLPQLQLSESNPEPTAETSAKAPAFQRFHNLAQDVPPGLALPYKYKVLAEMFRSMDTIVGMLFNRSETVTFAKVKQGIQDMMRRQFEERNLGQIKAVYPASYIMRQEKNIPTFGTPGQRRGDYQLTIEPVLEAGEKLSASHLMERRKIFGRSLINIVKGHHKAFLASLNPPMVVPEDKLTRWHPRFNVDEVPDIVPAEVPQPPQVDKITTAQEVLAKARSLMTPKMEKALANLALRTAETSPTVPESPRPPPPAPAGTPSSLKGVSQSLLERVRAKEVQKLQALMVRNPQQERRLDMLSHLPEMARVLRNVFVAEKKQALPMELACQRMMASYRSLMTFGETEKHLRLLSELLPDWVSILPIRQETYIKLDKSVDLNIVTERLAARAKEEEKL, from the exons ATGGCGCAGCTCCGGGTCACCGATTTTTTCGCGCAGAACAAGAAGGGCCCTGCGGCGGGCAGCTTGAGCGCCAAGCGCCGGAAAGTACAAGCTGATGGAGCCCCCGAGCCCCTGGAGGCCGGCAGGcccgagaagcagcagcagcagcagcagcaggaggaggaagagacgtGGCTGGGCCTCTTGGAGCCTCCTCGCACCCCGCTCGGCTCCAGCTGCCCGCCGCCTTCGctgaccagcagcagcaggaaaaggcGCAGGCCGGAGCCCGAGGCGGAGCTCACGCCGGTCTCTGCCcaaggccgccgccgccgccttgatGCGAAGGGCACCGCCCGGAGGACGCTGGTGATGCCTGCGGAGGAAAAAGGGGAGGCG GTCCCAGGCTTTGCTTCCCCCACAGCCCTTGGGCTACCCAGCCCCTCCAGTCTGGATAAAAAGGCAAAGGATTTGGCCAATGTGACTCTTTCACCAGGTCTGCAGCTGGAGGCCACAGTGCAGCCTGGCGTAGTGCCGGTAAAGAAG GAGATGATGTCTAAGGAGAAGTTGGCGGAGCTGAGCTGTCGTCTGGCGAAGATCCGTGCCCTGGCACAGAAAGTCACCTTGCCAGCCAGCTCCTCAGAGGCTGACAGTGACATAAAGAGCAGATTAAAACGGGCTCGGCTGCTGGAATCCAAAATCAGCAAGCGGAAAGAGGCTGAGAAGGAGAAAGTGAGGAACCTCCCTCAACTCCAGCTGAGCGAAAGCAATCCTGAGCCAACAGCAGAGACCAG TGCGAAGGCTCCAGCTTTCCAGCGCTTCCACAACCTTGCCCAGGACGTCCCCCCGGGACTCGCGCTGCCTTACAAGTACAAGGTGCTGGCCGAGATGTTCCGCAGCATGGACACCATTGTGGGGATGCTCTTCAACCGCTCGGAGACGGTGACCTTTGCCAAGGTCAAGCAAGGCATCCAGGACATGATGCGCAG GCAATTTGAAGAACGGAACCTGGGTCAGATCAAAGCTGTGTATCCGGCTTCGTACATCATGCGCCAGGAGAAGAACATTCCCACCTTTGGTACCCCCGGCCAGAGGAGAGGAGACTACCAGCTGACGATCGAACCCGTGCTAGAGGCAG gAGAGAAGCTGTCGGCATCACACCTGATGGAACGTCGGAAAATATTTGGCAGGAGCTTGATTAACATCGTAAAGGGGCACCACAAG GCTTTCTTGGCGTCTCTCAACCCTCCAATGGTGGTGCCGGAAGACAAACTGACAAGGTGGCATCCCCGGTTCAATGTTGACGAAGTGCCCGACATCGTCCCTGCGGAGGTGCCTCAGCCCCCGCAGGTGGACAAAATCACGACTGCTCAAGAGGTTCTGGCCAAGGCTCGCAGCCTGATGACTCCCAAG ATGGAGAAGGCATTGGCCAATCTGGCTCTGAGGACTGCCGAAACCAGCCCCACTGTGCCAGAGTCCCCTCGGCCACCCCCGCCAGCTCCGGCTGGCACCCCCAGCAGCCTGAAAGGGGTGTCACAGTCCTTGTTGGAGAGG gTCAGAGCCAAGGAAGTTCAAAAGCTGCAGGCGCTGATGGTGCGGAACCCGCAGCAGGAGCGGCGCCTGGACATGCTGTCACACCTGCCGGAGATGGCGCGGGTCCTGCGCAACGTCTTTGTGGCGGAGAAGAAGCAGGCGCTGCCCATGGAGTTGGCGTGCCAGCGGATGATGGCCAGCTACCGGTCCCTCATGACGTTTG GAGAGACAGAAAAGCACCTTCGTCTCCTCTCAGAGCTGCTGCCTGACTGGGTGAGCATTCTCCCCATCCGGCAAGAAACGTACATCAAGCTGGACAAAAGCGTGGACCTCAACATTGTCACGGAGAGACTGGCCGCAAGggcaaaggaagaggaaaagctcTAA
- the APRT gene encoding adenine phosphoribosyltransferase produces the protein MGAELRQLRLQQKRRLVQERIREFPDFPTAGVLFRDITPLLKDPVAFAAAIDLLEAHVKASHPQVEYIAGLDSRGFLFGPALAQRLRVGFVLIRKKGKLPGPTVSVAYALEYGQAELEVQNDAVNPGQNVILIDDLLATGGTMQAACELMKKLGANILECVVLIELKSLKGEEAIKPNSIYSLLQYD, from the exons ATGGGTGCTGAGTTGCGGCAGCTGCGGCTGCAACAGAAGCGGCGGTTGGTCCAGGAGCGGATCCGGGAGTTCCCCGATTTTCCCACGGCGGGGGTGCTTTTTCG AGATATCACCCCCCTCTTAAAGGACCCGGTTGCCTTTGCAGCTGCAATTGACCTCCTGGAAGCTCACGTCAAGGCCTCACATCCCCAGGTTGAGTACATTGCAG GTCTTGATTCCCGAGGATTCCTTTTTGGACCAGCTTTGGCACAAAGATTGAGAGTTGGATTTGTGCTAATACGGAAGAAGGGGAAGCTACCAGGTCCCACAGTGTCTGTTGCCTACGCTCTGGAATATGGTCAG GCAGAGCTCGAAGTTCAAAACGACGCAGTGAACCCCGGTCAGAATGTGATCTTGATCGACGACCTGCTTGCCACAGGAG GGACCATGCAAGCTGCCTGTGAGCTGATGAAGAAGCTGGGGGCTAATATCCTGGAGTGTGTGGTGCTTATAGAGTTAAAGTCCCTTAAAGGGGAAGAAGCCATCAAGCCAAACTCCATCTACTCGCTGCTGCAGTATGACTGA